One Hydrogenophaga crassostreae genomic region harbors:
- a CDS encoding 5-oxoprolinase subunit C family protein, whose product MSGRIQVLKPGVQSQLQDLGRFGFQDLGVPVCGAMDEWAHRLANLLAGNAQDEATLEIVLMGPSLVFENATQIAIAGADLSPRLNGEPVAMHQRIDIAAGSQLEFGRRVNGLRAYLAVRGGFAVDPVMGSRSTYVRGGFGGFQGRALRKGDVLPMADFAGAFEPAAPLPAGCEMPSVEPGAVTPVRVTTGEHWSRFTPEAQAEFAAAVYKISPQSDRMGYRLEGPALQRADSVELISEAMSFGTIQVPADGLPIVLMAERHSAGGYLKIAHVISVDLSLMAQLAPQQALRFERVSLEEAQTLYLQREQRLAQLRASLGVTA is encoded by the coding sequence ATGAGCGGCCGTATCCAAGTGCTCAAGCCCGGCGTGCAGTCGCAGCTGCAAGACCTCGGCCGCTTCGGTTTTCAGGACCTGGGGGTGCCCGTGTGTGGCGCGATGGACGAATGGGCGCACCGCCTGGCCAACCTGCTCGCGGGCAATGCGCAGGACGAAGCCACGCTGGAGATCGTGCTCATGGGGCCCAGCCTCGTGTTCGAGAACGCCACCCAGATCGCCATCGCCGGCGCCGATCTCTCACCGCGCCTCAACGGCGAACCGGTCGCCATGCACCAGCGCATCGACATCGCCGCCGGCAGCCAGCTCGAATTCGGGCGCCGCGTCAACGGCCTGCGGGCCTACCTCGCGGTGCGCGGGGGCTTCGCGGTGGACCCGGTGATGGGCAGCCGCAGCACCTATGTGCGCGGCGGCTTCGGCGGTTTTCAAGGGCGCGCCTTGCGCAAGGGCGATGTGCTCCCGATGGCCGATTTCGCTGGCGCTTTCGAGCCGGCCGCGCCGCTGCCCGCCGGCTGCGAGATGCCTTCGGTCGAGCCCGGCGCGGTGACCCCCGTGCGCGTCACCACCGGCGAACACTGGTCCCGTTTCACCCCCGAGGCGCAAGCCGAATTCGCCGCCGCCGTCTACAAGATCAGCCCGCAGTCCGACCGCATGGGCTACCGCCTCGAAGGCCCGGCGCTGCAGCGCGCCGACAGCGTGGAGCTGATCTCGGAGGCCATGAGCTTCGGCACGATTCAGGTGCCCGCCGATGGCCTGCCCATCGTCCTGATGGCCGAGCGCCACAGCGCTGGCGGCTACCTCAAGATCGCGCATGTGATCAGCGTCGACCTGTCCCTCATGGCCCAGCTCGCGCCGCAGCAAGCGCTGCGCTTCGAGCGGGTCAGCCTGGAAGAAGCCCAAACCCTTTACCTGCAGCGCGAACAGCGCCTGGCGCAACTGCGCGCCAGCCTTGGAGTCACCGCATGA
- the pxpB gene encoding 5-oxoprolinase subunit PxpB, which yields MGDRCLLIGVGDTVDPETSARVFGLVRRLKERPIAGVFDIVPAFTTVALHYRPELLGAAPFEALRAAVLERLAEPLDTAASAGRSIDIPVCYGGELGPDLADVAAQCGLTTEQVIERHMQSAHRIYMLGFAPGFPFIGGLDPALKMPRRSSPRTRIPPGSVGIARDQSCVYPLETPGGWNLIGRTPVRLFDPAADPPCLLAPGDRVRFVRIDEPTYQNLLEAQP from the coding sequence GTGGGCGACCGCTGCCTGCTGATCGGCGTGGGCGACACGGTGGACCCCGAGACCAGCGCGCGGGTGTTCGGCCTCGTTCGGCGTCTGAAAGAGCGGCCCATAGCGGGCGTGTTCGACATCGTGCCGGCCTTCACCACCGTCGCCCTGCATTACCGCCCCGAGCTGCTCGGCGCCGCGCCGTTTGAGGCGCTGCGCGCCGCGGTGCTGGAGCGCCTGGCCGAGCCGCTGGACACCGCCGCTTCGGCGGGCCGAAGCATTGACATTCCGGTTTGCTACGGCGGCGAACTCGGCCCCGATCTGGCCGACGTGGCCGCCCAATGCGGGCTGACCACCGAGCAGGTCATCGAGCGCCACATGCAATCGGCCCACCGCATCTACATGCTCGGCTTTGCCCCCGGTTTTCCCTTCATTGGCGGGCTCGATCCGGCCCTGAAAATGCCGCGCCGTTCTTCACCGCGCACCCGCATCCCGCCGGGCTCGGTCGGCATCGCGCGCGACCAGAGTTGCGTCTACCCGCTGGAAACGCCCGGCGGCTGGAACCTGATCGGGCGCACGCCGGTGCGCCTGTTCGACCCCGCCGCCGACCCGCCTTGCCTGCTGGCGCCGGGCGACCGCGTGCGCTTCGTGCGCATCGACGAGCCGACTTACCAAAACCTGTTGGAGGCCCAGCCATGA